The genomic segment GCCGCGGGCGTCTCCTCGACGAGGGGTCCCGACGTCGGGTCGACGGCGAGGATGACGCCCAGTCCGACGGCCAACAGCGCGCCGTTCGTCACGTGCCCTTCTTTGTTCATGAAGCGACTGTCTGCGCGCCGAGAACACAAGCGTTGTGCCACGGCCGGAATCGTCTGCCGTCCGTCAGACGCCCCGCGATTCGACGGCGGTCAGCACCGTCTCCAGCGCTCGGCGGGCTATCTGCTCCTTTATCGCCGTTCTGTCGCCGTCGAACTCGTGTCGGTCGACCGTCGTGTACGACGCGCCCGTCCCCCAGTCGCCGCGGTGCGCCAGTCCGACGAACACCGTCCCGACCGGTTTCTCCTCGGTGCCGCCCTCGGGGCCGGCGATGCCCGTCGTCGCCACCGCCCAGTCCGTGCCGGCGGTGTCGCGGACGCCGGCGGCCATCTGTCGGGCGACGGGTTCGGAGACGGCGCCGTGTTCGTCCAGCGACTCCCGTGAGACGGCCAACGCGCGCAGTTTCGCGTCGTACGAGTAGGTGACGACGGAGCGGTCGAAGTAGTCCGACGACCCCGGCACGTCGGTGAGCAGCGACCCGACGAGTCCGCCCGTGCACGACTCGGCGACGGCCAGCGTCTCCCCCGCCTCGCGGAGGGCGTCGCCGACGCGGACTTCGACCGGCGGGTCCGTTGCGAACTCTCGCATACGTGCGTCGAGGGGCGGCGTCGACAAAAAGGCCCTCCGCCGGCGGCCGCGCGCCGACCTGCCGATGGCGAAAGAGCCACGACCCTCCACTCCGAGCACTCGGACGAGATGGGCGACGACGCTTACGACGAACCGCTGTTCTTTCAGGTGATGCAGTACGCCGCGCGGGCCGACAGAGACGTCGTGGGCATGGTCTCTGGCGACCCCGACTGGGAACCGCCGCAGGCGCTCCGAGACGGCCTTCGGGAGTACGCCGACGCCGACTCCGACCAGTTCCAGTACCCGCCGAGCGAGGGCCTCCGCGAACTCCGAGCGGAGATAGCGGAGCGACGGAACGTCGACCCCGCGCGCGTCGTCGTGACGAACGGCGCGGGCGAGGCGAACTACCTCACGATGGCGCGCGCGATGGAGCGCGGGTCGGGGTCGGAGTTCCTCCTCACCGACCCGGTGTACCCGTACTACCCGGGG from the Halogeometricum rufum genome contains:
- a CDS encoding CinA family protein, producing MREFATDPPVEVRVGDALREAGETLAVAESCTGGLVGSLLTDVPGSSDYFDRSVVTYSYDAKLRALAVSRESLDEHGAVSEPVARQMAAGVRDTAGTDWAVATTGIAGPEGGTEEKPVGTVFVGLAHRGDWGTGASYTTVDRHEFDGDRTAIKEQIARRALETVLTAVESRGV